A single window of Rubripirellula lacrimiformis DNA harbors:
- a CDS encoding AAA family ATPase: MIQRIAIAGYRSIRSMFLRLEQLNVVTGANGSGKSNFYRALRLIADAADGRLVHSLACEGGFDSVLWAGPEVLTSEMVSGEMPVQGTLRRHPVSLRLGFAADPHSYCFDLGLPTPSGSMFDGDPEMKRECLWRGAAMDAPTLCADRRSATLRCRGAKGKWQDIDLPMARQSSMLAEYSDPFKAPELIVMRESLRSWRFYDSFRTDMESPARRASASTFTPVMSGDGVDLAAALQTIREIGDHQGLDRAVADAFPGSQIRIHRNDAGLQLGLRQPGMLRDLTASELSDGTLRFLLLLAALLTPRPPELMVLNEPENSLHPDLIPALGRLIKLAAENSQVIVVSHSQALVRELEADEICAPIRLEKRMGETVIQDSNLLNQYGWKWPPR, from the coding sequence GTGATCCAACGCATCGCCATTGCCGGTTACCGATCGATCCGGTCGATGTTCTTGCGGTTGGAACAGTTAAACGTGGTGACGGGGGCCAACGGATCGGGAAAGTCGAACTTCTATCGGGCGCTGCGTTTGATCGCCGACGCGGCGGACGGACGACTGGTCCATTCGCTGGCATGCGAAGGCGGATTCGATTCTGTCCTTTGGGCTGGGCCCGAGGTTTTGACCAGCGAAATGGTCAGTGGCGAAATGCCGGTCCAAGGGACGCTGCGCCGACATCCCGTTAGTCTCCGCCTCGGGTTCGCGGCCGATCCCCATAGCTATTGCTTCGATCTTGGTCTGCCCACACCGTCCGGGTCGATGTTCGATGGTGACCCCGAGATGAAACGAGAGTGTTTGTGGCGGGGGGCCGCCATGGATGCCCCGACGCTGTGTGCGGATCGGCGATCTGCGACGCTGCGTTGTCGCGGTGCGAAGGGCAAGTGGCAGGACATCGATTTGCCAATGGCGCGGCAGTCCAGCATGCTGGCGGAGTATTCCGATCCGTTCAAAGCACCTGAGTTGATCGTGATGCGAGAATCGCTTCGGTCATGGCGATTCTATGATTCCTTTCGGACGGACATGGAATCACCAGCCCGTCGCGCTTCGGCATCCACGTTCACGCCAGTCATGTCGGGCGATGGTGTCGATCTTGCGGCGGCGCTGCAAACGATCCGCGAAATCGGTGACCACCAAGGACTCGATCGCGCGGTCGCCGATGCTTTCCCAGGTTCCCAGATTCGCATCCACCGCAACGATGCCGGGTTGCAGTTGGGGCTGCGACAGCCCGGTATGTTGCGTGACCTGACCGCGTCTGAATTGTCGGATGGCACGTTGCGGTTCCTGTTGCTACTAGCGGCGCTGCTGACTCCGCGACCGCCTGAGTTGATGGTGCTGAACGAACCCGAGAATAGTTTGCACCCCGATCTGATCCCTGCGCTGGGGCGTCTGATCAAGCTAGCCGCCGAGAATAGTCAGGTGATTGTTGTCAGCCACAGCCAAGCGTTGGTCCGAGAGTTGGAAGCGGACGAAATCTGTGCCCCCATTCGATTGGAAAAACGCATGGGCGAGACTGTCATCCAGGATTCCAACCTGCTGAACCAATACGGTTGGAAATGGCCACCCCGCTGA
- a CDS encoding sigma-70 family RNA polymerase sigma factor gives MVATDSSGRHPSVESSASSSSGDNDDFLRLLTEARAGNRESLGRLLQWYGNYLNILASTQLDRRLRRRMNPSDIVQEAMLAAHQDFDDFRGTSQGELLCWLRTILIHTLHRSFKKHVSVKKRDIRREVSLESVSNRLEESAWNLGGLLPADGPSPSAPMRAREGAVVLADQLGKLKPQYREVIVLRVLQGLSFDEIAERMDRNCGAVRMLWLRALESFKTSAESN, from the coding sequence ATGGTCGCCACCGACTCCTCTGGCCGTCATCCATCCGTCGAATCGTCGGCGTCGTCTTCGTCAGGGGACAATGATGATTTCCTGCGTCTGCTGACCGAGGCGCGTGCCGGGAACCGTGAATCGTTGGGGCGTTTGCTGCAGTGGTATGGAAACTATTTGAACATCCTGGCCAGCACTCAGTTGGACCGTCGATTGCGCCGGCGAATGAACCCGTCGGATATCGTCCAAGAGGCGATGTTGGCTGCCCATCAAGACTTTGATGATTTTCGCGGGACCAGCCAAGGCGAACTGTTGTGCTGGTTGCGAACGATTTTGATCCACACGTTACATCGCAGTTTTAAGAAGCACGTCAGTGTCAAGAAACGTGACATCCGTCGCGAGGTTTCCTTGGAATCGGTCAGCAACCGGTTGGAGGAGTCTGCGTGGAATCTGGGCGGCTTGTTGCCCGCCGATGGGCCATCACCAAGCGCCCCCATGCGAGCGCGTGAAGGTGCGGTGGTTCTCGCCGACCAGCTGGGCAAGCTGAAACCTCAGTACCGAGAAGTGATCGTGCTGCGTGTGCTGCAAGGGTTGTCGTTCGACGAAATTGCCGAACGAATGGATCGCAATTGCGGTGCGGTCAGGATGCTTTGGTTGCGAGCGCTGGAAAGTTTCAAGACGTCGGCAGAGTCCAACTGA
- a CDS encoding coproporphyrinogen-III oxidase family protein produces MTSAASPQKNEAGKTEVGSYFISNYPPYSQWSKDRLPEVREALHSEAKEDTPLGLYLHIPFCRKRCKFCYFKVFTDVKAPEVQRYVDALCNEISMVSQLEVMKDRPFRFVYFGGGTPSFLSPKQLTKLADRLHQHITWDGAEEVTFECEPGTLSETKVKTLRDELGVTRLSLGIENFSDKLLEENGRAHLSKQVFNAWEWITAAKFPNVNIDLISGMVGETWENWKVNVVKTLELSPESVTIYQMELPFNTVYSKDMLGNKVESPVADWQTKRDWVQYAFEEFAKHGYTVSSAYTVVKDPSKVNFSYRDNLWQGADLLATGIASFGHASGVHYQNVAELEKYLGTVESGELPLGRGFVPTEHQKLVREMILLLKRGFLKTDYFTNKFGVDIVHQWRDVWDGYVKDGLVTIDGDEIRLSIEGLLRVDSMLPAFFEPEHQGVRYT; encoded by the coding sequence ATGACTTCCGCTGCCAGTCCCCAAAAGAATGAAGCCGGGAAAACAGAAGTCGGTAGTTACTTCATTTCGAACTATCCACCCTACAGTCAGTGGAGCAAGGACCGGCTGCCGGAGGTCCGCGAAGCACTTCACAGCGAGGCCAAGGAAGACACCCCGCTAGGGCTGTATCTGCACATCCCGTTTTGCCGCAAACGATGCAAGTTTTGCTACTTCAAAGTCTTTACCGACGTGAAGGCCCCCGAGGTGCAGCGTTACGTCGATGCGTTGTGCAACGAAATTTCGATGGTCAGCCAGTTGGAAGTGATGAAGGACCGGCCGTTTCGGTTTGTCTACTTCGGTGGCGGTACCCCTAGCTTTCTGTCGCCCAAGCAACTGACCAAACTGGCCGACCGCCTGCACCAACACATCACTTGGGATGGTGCCGAAGAAGTCACCTTCGAATGCGAACCGGGAACGCTAAGCGAAACCAAGGTCAAGACGCTACGCGACGAATTGGGCGTGACGCGATTGAGCCTGGGGATCGAGAACTTCTCGGACAAGTTGCTGGAAGAGAACGGCCGGGCTCACCTTTCCAAACAGGTCTTCAATGCCTGGGAATGGATCACCGCGGCGAAGTTTCCCAACGTCAATATTGACCTGATCTCTGGGATGGTCGGCGAGACTTGGGAAAACTGGAAAGTGAACGTCGTGAAGACGTTGGAACTGTCGCCCGAAAGCGTCACGATCTATCAGATGGAATTGCCCTTCAACACCGTCTACAGCAAAGACATGCTGGGCAATAAGGTGGAAAGCCCCGTCGCCGACTGGCAGACCAAGCGAGATTGGGTGCAGTACGCGTTCGAAGAATTCGCCAAGCACGGATACACCGTCAGCAGCGCCTACACGGTCGTCAAAGACCCGTCGAAGGTGAACTTTAGTTATCGCGACAACCTGTGGCAGGGAGCCGATTTGCTGGCCACCGGGATCGCCAGCTTTGGTCACGCCAGCGGTGTCCATTACCAAAACGTGGCTGAACTGGAAAAGTATCTGGGGACGGTTGAATCCGGCGAACTGCCATTGGGCCGTGGGTTTGTGCCGACCGAGCACCAGAAACTAGTCCGCGAAATGATCCTGCTGCTCAAGCGAGGGTTCTTGAAGACCGATTACTTCACCAACAAGTTTGGTGTCGACATCGTTCATCAGTGGCGTGACGTTTGGGACGGTTACGTCAAAGACGGCTTGGTGACGATCGATGGTGATGAAATTCGGTTAAGCATCGAAGGGCTGCTGCGAGTCGATTCGATGTTGCCGGCGTTCTTCGAGCCCGAGCATCAAGGGGTGCGGTACACGTGA
- a CDS encoding pectate lyase family protein, protein MPAFSGNNGFGAEGFGAQTPGGRGGQVIAVTNLADSGPGSFRAACEAQGPRTIVFRTGGTITVQSTIFIRHPLITIAGQTAPGDGILLKADPNFDGPVLQIGTHDVIVRGIRIRRGPTATKGCCGDGLSITGARNPPHHVVIDHCSISWSTDENVESWYASHDITIQWCIISEALHHSSHEKGPHSKGVILGADVRRVSFHHNLLAHNVARNPLVSNDDGPNHVVNNLVYNWMYFGAEFQKAMPNPPRVNLIGNVFRPGPDTRTVRYEVTLSNYPKEPLFYLQDNLGHHRTASEENEWALIGDGSNGLGDDWMRVPASDQIQRLEPWPDSPIPISVDSSDQVAERVLSNAGATMPHRDSVDTRVINEVRNGTGKCIDDPSDVGGWPTIRPGVPAMDTDHDGMPDDWETKHGLNPADPSDRNDTNLSKAGYTNLETYLNGLFNDQP, encoded by the coding sequence TTGCCCGCGTTCTCCGGCAACAACGGTTTCGGTGCCGAGGGTTTTGGCGCCCAAACACCGGGCGGCCGTGGTGGTCAGGTCATCGCCGTCACCAACCTTGCCGACAGCGGACCAGGTAGTTTCCGGGCCGCGTGCGAAGCGCAGGGTCCGCGAACGATTGTGTTCCGAACCGGCGGAACGATCACGGTCCAATCCACCATCTTCATCCGACATCCGCTGATCACGATTGCAGGGCAAACCGCGCCGGGCGATGGCATCCTGTTGAAGGCGGATCCCAACTTTGATGGGCCTGTTCTGCAGATCGGAACACACGATGTGATCGTTCGCGGCATACGCATTCGACGCGGCCCCACCGCAACGAAAGGCTGCTGTGGCGACGGGCTAAGCATTACCGGCGCACGCAACCCACCGCACCATGTTGTCATCGATCACTGTTCGATCAGTTGGTCGACCGACGAAAACGTCGAGTCATGGTATGCGTCCCACGACATCACGATTCAGTGGTGCATCATTTCCGAGGCGCTTCATCACAGCAGCCACGAAAAAGGGCCTCACAGCAAAGGAGTCATCCTAGGTGCGGATGTTCGCCGCGTGTCGTTCCACCACAACCTGTTGGCCCACAACGTTGCCCGTAACCCATTGGTTTCCAACGACGATGGCCCCAATCATGTTGTCAACAATCTGGTCTACAACTGGATGTACTTTGGTGCCGAGTTTCAGAAAGCCATGCCCAACCCACCGAGGGTGAATCTGATCGGAAACGTGTTCCGCCCAGGCCCCGATACGCGCACGGTAAGGTACGAGGTGACCCTGTCAAACTATCCCAAGGAACCCCTGTTTTATCTGCAGGACAATCTTGGACATCACCGGACTGCGAGCGAGGAAAACGAATGGGCATTGATCGGTGATGGTTCCAATGGACTCGGCGACGACTGGATGCGGGTCCCTGCGTCGGACCAGATCCAAAGACTGGAACCCTGGCCGGATTCACCGATTCCGATCTCCGTCGATTCATCCGATCAAGTGGCCGAGCGAGTGCTGTCCAACGCGGGCGCGACCATGCCGCATCGTGACAGCGTGGACACGCGAGTGATCAACGAGGTCCGAAACGGAACCGGCAAGTGCATCGATGACCCATCCGATGTCGGTGGCTGGCCAACGATTCGCCCAGGCGTACCTGCGATGGACACCGACCACGACGGCATGCCCGACGACTGGGAAACCAAGCACGGCCTGAACCCCGCCGACCCGTCCGACCGAAACGACACGAACCTCAGCAAAGCCGGATACACCAACCTAGAAACCTATCTAAACGGCCTGTTCAACGATCAACCGTAA
- a CDS encoding serine/threonine-protein kinase: protein MVALNQSIIDISQSQPSLLRGLTEDQQTRLTELLDQYLIGLENGDRLDAAQLTQANPDLADAFNAYLEKLDALYGVAVGFQDPASNDVPDVGGQTTLGDFTLHREIGRGGMGVVYEASQKSLDRRVAIKLLPLASLLDARQIARFKNEAHAAGLLQHPNIVPVYSVGSQRGVHYYAMQFVDGESMDAWIQHRADDPPPATKGSSQSGSSKQGDWHQVIRWSIDVAGALQVAHESGVVHRDIKPSNLMLDRDGKIWVTDFGLARCQSDVSLTRSGDVIGTMRYMSPEQARGQSALIDGRSDVYSLAATLYEMLTLRHAYDGDDAPTILKNIDQQEVVSLCAIRPDLPRDLETVVAKAMAKNRESRYETAEDFAADLTRVLAGEPTIARPPTVVDRISRFASKHRHAVLSMAAIVTISVVGLVIVNTKLAVAKRFSDEYAARAIRGETRARDAVDRLGSQMAELLSDIPAAESVRRQLLIETLDYYEQFAAEVDGHPKMRSDLAITLAKIGALQSELGESDKAIDSLTRSESIYAELAGLPSATDAQRLDWSTSQNNLAQALVRTGKLEDAARSFARAIATQRDVAERSTDQAGKRNAHVAIATTLNNLGLLLSQSGADDEAEQAYLESIGLLTANPFAANLPTQQQLAAVQANLGGLLTTKSPHRAVQYAQQALGGQLDALQSDRGNAKLATQTIVTLNTLGAAQSAANQGAAAIETFQRSIEIGKQLLARWPDQPTYRRDLVLSYNHLGLSLSKVGKLSEARHAFDNAMELGRPLATQFENDAETQSLFGSLSNNLGFLNQQLGNYPAAVKAYQDAIDYQSVAVRQAPEVKRYREYLKKHQENYDSVGKASTNRTRVAS, encoded by the coding sequence ATGGTAGCACTGAATCAATCGATCATTGACATTAGCCAATCCCAGCCCTCGTTGTTGCGAGGGTTGACCGAGGATCAACAGACTCGTTTGACCGAGTTGTTGGATCAGTACCTGATTGGTCTTGAAAATGGCGACCGCTTGGACGCTGCGCAGTTGACTCAGGCGAACCCGGATCTGGCCGACGCGTTCAACGCTTACCTGGAAAAGTTAGACGCGTTGTATGGGGTTGCCGTCGGTTTTCAAGATCCGGCGTCAAACGATGTGCCGGATGTGGGCGGCCAGACGACGCTTGGTGATTTCACGCTGCATCGTGAAATCGGTCGCGGCGGAATGGGCGTTGTTTACGAAGCCAGTCAGAAGTCGCTGGATCGACGAGTGGCTATCAAACTGTTGCCGCTGGCTTCCCTGTTGGATGCCCGCCAGATCGCACGTTTCAAGAACGAAGCGCACGCCGCCGGACTGCTGCAACATCCCAATATCGTGCCGGTCTACAGCGTCGGCAGCCAGCGAGGTGTTCACTACTACGCGATGCAGTTTGTCGATGGTGAGTCGATGGATGCTTGGATTCAACATCGCGCCGATGATCCGCCGCCTGCTACCAAAGGTTCATCGCAATCTGGATCCTCCAAGCAAGGTGATTGGCACCAGGTCATTCGTTGGTCGATCGATGTCGCCGGTGCCCTGCAGGTCGCACACGAAAGCGGTGTTGTCCATCGTGATATCAAGCCATCGAATTTGATGTTGGACCGTGACGGCAAAATTTGGGTCACCGATTTTGGGTTGGCCCGGTGCCAATCGGATGTTTCGTTGACGCGATCGGGCGACGTCATCGGCACCATGCGTTACATGAGTCCTGAACAGGCTCGCGGCCAATCCGCGTTGATCGATGGCCGGTCGGACGTCTATTCCCTTGCCGCGACTCTGTACGAGATGCTGACGCTGCGGCATGCCTACGACGGTGACGACGCACCGACCATCCTGAAAAACATCGACCAGCAAGAGGTCGTTTCCCTGTGCGCGATTCGACCGGACCTGCCGCGCGATCTAGAAACGGTGGTCGCCAAAGCAATGGCCAAAAATCGTGAAAGCCGCTACGAAACCGCCGAAGACTTTGCCGCTGATTTGACGCGAGTATTGGCTGGCGAGCCGACGATCGCACGTCCTCCCACAGTCGTCGATCGGATCAGCCGCTTTGCATCCAAGCACCGTCACGCTGTGTTAAGCATGGCGGCCATCGTCACCATCAGCGTCGTTGGGCTAGTGATCGTGAACACCAAACTGGCAGTGGCAAAACGTTTTTCGGATGAATACGCCGCGCGTGCGATTCGTGGCGAAACGCGTGCACGCGATGCCGTTGACCGACTGGGGTCGCAAATGGCGGAACTGCTTTCTGACATTCCCGCTGCCGAATCGGTACGCCGGCAACTGTTGATCGAAACGCTTGACTACTACGAACAATTTGCCGCCGAAGTGGACGGCCATCCTAAAATGCGATCCGACCTGGCGATCACGTTGGCCAAGATCGGGGCACTGCAGTCGGAACTTGGTGAATCGGACAAGGCAATCGATTCGCTGACTCGCAGCGAGTCGATCTATGCTGAACTGGCCGGCCTGCCATCGGCAACCGATGCCCAGCGTTTGGATTGGTCAACCAGCCAGAATAATCTGGCCCAAGCATTGGTGCGAACCGGCAAACTGGAAGACGCCGCCCGCAGCTTTGCTCGCGCTATCGCAACCCAACGCGATGTCGCCGAGCGTTCCACCGACCAAGCGGGCAAACGGAACGCCCATGTTGCGATAGCGACCACCTTGAATAACCTTGGGTTGTTGCTGTCGCAGTCGGGGGCTGACGACGAAGCGGAACAGGCTTACTTGGAATCGATCGGGCTGCTGACCGCCAACCCGTTCGCCGCGAATCTACCAACCCAGCAACAACTGGCTGCCGTCCAAGCCAACTTGGGCGGATTGTTGACGACGAAGTCTCCCCACCGCGCCGTCCAGTACGCCCAGCAAGCTCTGGGTGGGCAGTTGGATGCACTGCAATCCGATCGCGGGAACGCCAAACTGGCCACCCAAACGATCGTGACGCTAAACACTTTGGGGGCTGCACAGTCGGCCGCGAACCAAGGCGCCGCTGCGATCGAGACCTTCCAGCGGTCGATCGAAATCGGAAAGCAACTGCTGGCCCGATGGCCTGACCAACCGACGTACCGCCGCGATCTGGTGCTCAGCTACAACCATCTTGGTTTGTCGCTTTCCAAGGTGGGAAAACTATCGGAAGCTCGTCATGCCTTCGACAACGCGATGGAGTTGGGTCGGCCGCTCGCTACTCAATTCGAAAACGACGCCGAAACTCAAAGTCTGTTTGGAAGTCTGTCGAACAACCTCGGATTCCTGAACCAACAACTGGGGAATTACCCGGCCGCCGTGAAAGCCTACCAGGACGCGATTGACTATCAATCGGTTGCGGTTCGACAGGCGCCCGAAGTGAAACGTTATCGCGAGTATCTGAAAAAGCATCAGGAAAACTACGACTCCGTTGGCAAAGCAAGCACGAACCGCACCAGGGTAGCATCATGA
- the hisI gene encoding phosphoribosyl-AMP cyclohydrolase, giving the protein MNPVPNFSKGQPFDGTTGVLPAIAQDAQTGRVLMMAWMDETAWQETLATGQAVYFSRSRGKLWRKGETSGHRQSVVEVRVDCDADTILLQVQQTGAACHEGFASCFFRVVDPNGTATIADERLVDPATVYGKK; this is encoded by the coding sequence ATGAATCCCGTTCCGAACTTCAGCAAAGGCCAACCATTTGACGGCACCACCGGGGTCCTGCCGGCGATCGCCCAGGACGCCCAGACCGGCCGTGTGCTGATGATGGCATGGATGGACGAAACAGCGTGGCAGGAAACTCTGGCAACGGGCCAGGCGGTCTATTTCAGCCGCAGCCGAGGCAAATTGTGGCGCAAGGGCGAAACCAGCGGGCACCGACAAAGCGTGGTCGAAGTCCGCGTTGACTGCGACGCAGACACGATCCTGTTGCAAGTCCAACAAACCGGCGCCGCATGCCACGAAGGATTTGCCAGCTGCTTCTTTCGAGTCGTCGATCCCAACGGCACCGCCACCATCGCTGACGAACGACTGGTCGACCCGGCCACCGTGTACGGAAAAAAGTGA
- a CDS encoding glycosyltransferase family 2 protein → MNPNTKLSIVLPVRNGQDRIAERIERVLMALVEFRIEGAEIVVVDDGSSDATPMILADLCIRYPRVRVMRHNRPRGMEAAGQTGLERAVGDLVFIQESDAELRLEDLQRLLQISEDPTIVAARAESCSRPLSPELTRRLRAAGTNADHQFEYRVDDPHRFSLQMIRRTHLQSLSGPGGGRYRLVGQHSQSTRLESA, encoded by the coding sequence ATGAATCCAAACACCAAGTTATCGATCGTGCTGCCGGTACGGAACGGCCAGGATCGCATCGCCGAAAGAATCGAGCGGGTGTTGATGGCGCTGGTTGAATTTCGAATCGAAGGCGCCGAAATTGTCGTCGTCGATGACGGCAGCAGCGACGCCACCCCCATGATCTTGGCGGACCTCTGCATCCGCTATCCAAGAGTCCGGGTGATGCGTCACAACCGCCCACGCGGGATGGAAGCAGCCGGTCAAACAGGTTTGGAACGTGCGGTCGGGGACTTGGTGTTTATCCAGGAATCCGATGCTGAACTGCGACTCGAAGATCTGCAGCGGTTGCTGCAGATCAGCGAGGATCCGACCATCGTGGCCGCGCGGGCGGAAAGTTGTTCGCGCCCCTTGTCGCCCGAATTAACGCGACGACTGCGTGCCGCTGGAACCAACGCCGATCATCAGTTCGAATACCGTGTTGATGACCCCCATCGATTCAGCCTGCAAATGATCCGCCGGACCCACCTGCAATCGCTCTCGGGCCCCGGTGGTGGTCGCTACCGGTTGGTGGGTCAGCACAGTCAATCCACTCGATTGGAATCCGCCTAG
- a CDS encoding prenyltransferase/squalene oxidase repeat-containing protein: MLASSHSGMLMPPAPPSPLLGSAAGRPTLQQRWRDQQPNQPSSRSVDRSGDIGPAASELAEIDQRFGFRAIQKRIQEMPVWLVSLIIHLLMLLMLALITTKSGSIGSIVLTISQDGGNVANELTEFSIDTIELDGVSQELPVDLDLSLEPDRIESSIRIASLDPPIDPLAPLFDGPLLSGAVTKLSVLPSNMFAGRTGAMKQRLLKQAGGTKTTEDAVSLGLKWIQRQQLGDGSWSLRGPYADGGRNENKVSATSMAMLAFMGAGSTHRGGQYKKELWQAVRWLVKQQGRDGFMAGQAIDHEKMYAQAQATIALCELYAMTGDSWIRPFAQASCDFAVAAQSPQGGWRYRPRFDSDTSVTGWFVMGLQSGQVAGLEVDPYVWHRVAGYLDSVSASRVNDYYASGFSYMVGDAASPSMTAEGLLCRQYMGSDRNLPGMREGLGAIVANHPISYREPDVYYWYYATQSLHHFGGPLWKQWNDRLKVEVPAQQITRGPERGSWSPQNDAWGRHAGRLYTTCFSLYCLEVYYRHMPLYNPDDEV, translated from the coding sequence GTGCTCGCATCCTCTCACTCCGGCATGTTGATGCCGCCCGCCCCTCCCTCTCCGTTGCTCGGTTCAGCAGCAGGGCGACCGACATTGCAGCAGCGTTGGCGGGATCAACAGCCGAACCAGCCATCGTCGCGGTCGGTGGACCGATCCGGGGATATCGGCCCGGCGGCAAGCGAGCTTGCTGAAATCGATCAACGCTTTGGCTTTCGAGCCATCCAAAAGCGGATTCAGGAGATGCCGGTCTGGTTGGTCAGTTTGATCATCCATCTGTTGATGCTTTTGATGTTGGCGTTGATCACGACCAAGTCGGGCAGCATCGGCAGCATCGTGTTGACGATCAGCCAGGACGGCGGAAACGTTGCCAACGAATTGACCGAGTTTTCGATCGATACGATCGAACTGGATGGGGTGTCCCAAGAACTACCGGTGGATTTGGATCTGTCCTTGGAACCCGATCGGATCGAGTCGAGCATCCGGATTGCTTCGTTGGATCCACCGATCGATCCCTTGGCACCGTTGTTCGATGGCCCGCTGCTGAGCGGTGCGGTGACCAAGTTGTCGGTGCTGCCTAGCAATATGTTTGCTGGTCGAACGGGGGCGATGAAACAAAGGCTGCTGAAGCAGGCAGGCGGCACGAAAACGACGGAGGACGCGGTATCGTTGGGCCTGAAATGGATCCAGCGTCAACAGCTTGGCGATGGCAGTTGGAGCCTGCGGGGACCTTATGCCGATGGTGGTCGAAATGAAAACAAGGTCAGCGCCACTTCGATGGCGATGCTGGCCTTCATGGGGGCCGGCAGTACCCATCGTGGCGGTCAGTACAAGAAGGAACTTTGGCAGGCGGTTCGATGGTTGGTGAAGCAACAGGGACGCGATGGTTTCATGGCGGGACAGGCGATCGATCACGAGAAAATGTACGCACAAGCACAGGCCACGATCGCGCTGTGCGAACTGTATGCGATGACGGGCGATTCCTGGATTCGGCCCTTCGCACAAGCGTCATGCGACTTTGCGGTCGCTGCCCAATCCCCGCAAGGCGGTTGGCGATATCGGCCGCGGTTCGATAGCGATACGTCGGTGACTGGCTGGTTCGTGATGGGGCTGCAAAGCGGCCAAGTCGCCGGGCTGGAAGTAGATCCCTACGTCTGGCACAGGGTGGCGGGGTACTTGGATTCGGTCAGCGCAAGCCGCGTCAACGACTATTACGCCTCCGGATTTTCTTACATGGTTGGCGATGCCGCGTCACCTTCGATGACAGCCGAAGGATTGCTGTGCCGTCAGTACATGGGCAGCGATCGCAACCTGCCGGGGATGCGGGAAGGTCTCGGCGCGATCGTTGCGAACCATCCCATCAGCTATCGGGAACCTGACGTTTATTACTGGTACTACGCGACGCAGTCGTTGCACCACTTCGGTGGGCCGCTTTGGAAACAGTGGAACGATCGTCTGAAAGTCGAAGTGCCGGCTCAGCAAATCACACGCGGGCCCGAACGAGGCAGTTGGTCGCCCCAGAATGACGCCTGGGGCCGGCACGCCGGTCGCCTCTATACGACCTGCTTTTCGCTGTATTGCCTGGAAGTCTACTATCGCCACATGCCTCTGTATAACCCAGATGACGAGGTCTAG
- a CDS encoding glycine cleavage system protein H: protein MGEFTATFPRDRRYATNHMWAAEVSPKRFRFGLTAYAVRLLQDVYFLDWIVEAPTTIAARSQIGSIESKKAESDLYAPVPGQLTLINDAVLADPSLINSDPYGDGWMVEMEASDDSPLLDPDGYAQHLIKAWDVAQKTIKGQANT from the coding sequence ATGGGCGAATTCACCGCCACGTTTCCTCGCGATCGACGTTACGCGACCAACCATATGTGGGCAGCCGAAGTGTCGCCAAAGCGATTTCGTTTTGGCTTGACCGCCTATGCGGTTCGCTTGCTGCAGGATGTCTACTTTTTGGATTGGATCGTCGAAGCACCCACGACCATCGCGGCGCGATCGCAGATTGGATCGATCGAAAGCAAGAAAGCCGAGAGCGATTTGTATGCGCCCGTGCCTGGTCAACTGACCCTGATCAACGATGCCGTGTTGGCGGACCCATCGCTGATCAATTCAGACCCGTATGGCGATGGCTGGATGGTCGAAATGGAAGCTTCCGACGACAGTCCCCTGCTAGATCCCGATGGCTACGCCCAACACCTGATCAAGGCCTGGGACGTGGCCCAAAAGACCATCAAAGGTCAAGCCAACACGTAA